A single genomic interval of Macadamia integrifolia cultivar HAES 741 chromosome 6, SCU_Mint_v3, whole genome shotgun sequence harbors:
- the LOC122082194 gene encoding 21 kDa protein-like produces MEMKKGFTSPPYSCNALMAAAIIVSLLVLMSSNMKTCSAAPATATTTSSINTDCNCKTNFIRSGCASTTYPKLCYTSLSPYASYVGTNRTRLAIVALKVSLSATRNSSALVKKVSRRHDLMANETAAIKDCVETVGDAKDELKQSLQEMNNLSGSDFEYTISSIEAWVSAALTDDATCTDGLNGFNGKVEKRILKSVTLAAELTSNALAIIESITSIYSSNSKGTVTSSP; encoded by the coding sequence atGGAGATGAAGAAAGGCTTTACATCTCCACCTTATTCCTGCAATGCTTTAATGGCAGCCGCCATTATTgtttctcttttggtcctgATGAGCTCAAACATGAAGACCTGCTCAGCGGCGCCGGCTACCGCGACCACCACCAGCTCCATCAACACCGACTGTAACTGTAAGACCAACTTCATCCGGTCTGGCTGTGCATCCACTACGTACCCCAAACTATGTtatacttctctctctccctacgCAAGCTACGTAGGAACAAACCGCACAAGACTGGCCATAGTTGCCCTGAAAGTAAGCTTGAGTGCTACTCGTAACTCATCGGCCTTGGTCAAAAAAGTGTCACGGAGACATGATTTGATGGCCAATGAGACGGCTGCCATTAAAGACTGTGTGGAGACCGTTGGAGATGCGAAGGATGAGTTGAAGCAGTCTCTGCAGGAGATGAACAATTTGAGTGGTAGTGATTTTGAATACACGATAAGTAGTATAGAGGCTTGGGTCAGTGCAGCACTGACGGATGATGCAACCTGCACGGATGGATTGAATGGGTTTAATGGGAAGGTGGAGAAGAGGATCTTGAAGAGTGTGACGCTTGCTGCGGAGTTGACTAGTAATGCTTTGGCAATCATTGAAAGCATCACATCGATCTACAGTTCCAATTCTAAAGGGACAGTAACCTCATCACCATAG
- the LOC122080964 gene encoding pectinesterase inhibitor 10-like: MEMKGFTSPSPSSCKVLMAAIVALLVLISSTMKNCSATTTKSSEINFIHSSCASILYPNLCYSSLSPYASSVGTNSTRLAIVALKLSLSATRNSSALVTMLSRRVGLMSNETANIKDCVVEVGDATDQLKQSLEEMNHLGGPNFEFNKNSIQTWVSAAMTDHQTCLDGLDRLNGLVEKQIKNSVTTASRLISNALAIINSLTSNSN, from the coding sequence ATGGAGATGAAAGGCTTcacatctccatctccatcttccTGCAAGGTTTTAATGGCGGCCATTGTTGCTCTTTTGGTCCTTATAAGCTCAACCATGAAGAATTGCTCGGCGACCACCACAAAATCCAGCGAGATCAATTTCATTCACTCTTCCTGTGCATCCATTTTGTACCCCAACCTATGTTacagttctctctctccctacgCAAGCTCCGTAGGAACAAACAGCACGAGACTGGCCATAGTGGCCCTGAAATTAAGCTTGAGCGCCACACGGAACTCATCCGCCTTGGTCACCATGCTCTCACGGAGAGTTGGCTTGATGTCCAATGAGACGGCTAACATCAAAGACTGCGTTGTTGAGGTTGGAGATGCTACAGATCAGCTGAAGCAGTCTTTGGAGGAGATGAACCATCTGGGTGGCCCTAATTTTGAGTTCAACAAAAATAGTATACAGACTTGGGTCAGTGCAGCAATGACTGACCACCAGACTTGCTTGGATGGATTGGATAGGCTCAATGGGCTGGTGGAGAAGCAAATCAAGAACAGTGTGACGACTGCTTCCAGGTTGATCAGCAATGCTTTGGCAATCATTAACAGCCTCACCTCTAACTCGAACTAA
- the LOC122080965 gene encoding pectinesterase inhibitor 9-like: MSQPTLSFLLLSILSIAAGMAESAAANRSSSIQYIKSSCSITRYPTLCVQTLSPYANKIQRNNPQQLAQAALSVSLSKSRSASAYVSKMTRLKTLKTREYEALKDCVDNMKDSVDRLSGSIKEMGQTSKSTGQSEFSWHMSNVQTWVSAALTDDNTCVDGFSGHSLDGNVKTAIKGTITTVAQVTSNALALINRYASSH, translated from the coding sequence ATGTCTCAACCTACCCTTTCCTTTCTACTCCTCTCCATCCTTTCCATAGCTGCCGGCATGGCAGAGTCTGCCGCTGCCAACCGTTCCAGTTCAATCCAATACATAAAGAGCTCATGTAGCATCACACGCTACCCAACCCTTTGTGTGCAGACCCTCTCTCCCTATGCCAACAAAATCCAGCGAAACAACCCTCAGCAATTGGCACAAGCAGCTCTCTCAGTGAGCCTTTCCAAGTCCCGATCAGCATCAGCATATGTGTCTAAGATGACTCGATTGAAGACTTTGAAGACCAGAGAGTATGAAGCCCTGAAGGACTGTGTAGACAACATGAAGGACAGTGTGGATCGGCTTAGTGGGTCTATTAAGGAGATGGGGCAGACGAGTAAATCAACTGGTCAGAGTGAATTTTCTTGGCATATGAGCAATGTTCAGACTTGGGTTAGTGCTGCACTCACTGATGATAACACTTGTGTTGATGGGTTCTCTGGGCATTCCTTGGATGGGAATGTTAAGACTGCTATTAAGGGTACAATCACTACTGTTGCCCAAGTCACCAGCAATGCTTTGGCCTTGATTAATCGTTATGCTTCCAGTCACTGA
- the LOC122082661 gene encoding protein GRAVITROPIC IN THE LIGHT 1-like encodes MLPTGSKEIQNRESYLKVHPQPLEETMNQYQEPVDALISKIFANISSLKSAYIRLQAAHTPYDPNKIQAADKLVIAELKNLSELKHSYRENNPKPVSLSPQDSHLAAEIREQQNLLKTYEVMVKKFQSQLQTKDSEILQLQQQIEESNQKWARLEKKLKLRGLPAEESQDSGDVNGFFSMDLTPDLFSSTVEAAYRDIHDFSKPLINMMKAAGWDLDAAANSIEPTVVYAKRVHKKYAFESHICQRMFSGFQEESFLVKSGNITITKEGFFHQFLALRAMDPLDILSQNPDSIFGKFCCSKYLVVVHPKMEASFFGNLDQRNYVMGGGHPRTPFYQAFLKLAKSIWLLHRLANAFDPKAKVFQVKCGSEFSDVYMESVVKNVVLDDNNQSPKVGLMVMPGFWIGGSVIQAKVYISGMKCAE; translated from the coding sequence ATGCTACCTACGGGATCAAAAGAAATCCAAAACCGTGAGAGCTACCTGAAGGTCCACCCTCAACCCCTTGAAGAAACCATGAATCAGTATCAGGAACCTGTGGATGCCCtcatttccaaaatttttgCGAACATTTCCTCTCTAAAATCAGCATACATCCGGCTCCAAGCAGCCCATACTCCTTATGACCCGAACAAGATCCAAGCTGCTGACAAACTCGTGATTGCAGAACTCAAGAACCTCTCTGAACTCAAGCACTCATACAGGGAGAACAATCCAAAAcctgtttctctttctcctcagGACTCCCATTTAGCTGCTGAAATCCGAGAACAACAGAATCTGTTGAAGACCTATGAGGtaatggtgaagaaattccaGTCGCAGCTTCAAACTAAAGATTCTGAGATTCTTCAATTGCAACAGCAGATTGAAGAATCAAACCAGAAATGGGCGAGACTAGAGAAGAAGCTCAAGTTAAGGGGCTTGCCTGCTGAAGAATCTCAAGATTCAGGGGATGTCAATGGGTTCTTCTCCATGGACTTAACTCCAGATCTCTTCTCCTCGACTGTGGAGGCTGCTTACAGAGACATTCATGATTTCTCAAAACCATTGATCAACATGATGAAAGCTGCAGGATGGGATCTCGATGCAGCAGCCAACTCCATTGAACCCACGGTTGTTTATGCTAAAAGGGTTCACAAGAAGTATGCGTTTGAGTCCCATATATGCCAAAGAATGTTCAGTGGGTTTCAGGAAGAGAGTTTCTTGGTCAAATCAGGTAATATTACAATCACCAAAGAGGGTTTCTTCCACCAGTTTCTAGCCTTGAGAGCAATGGATCCCTTGGACATTCTGAGCCAAAACCCAGATTCTATTTTTGGGAAATTCTGCTGCAGCAAGTACCTCGTGGTGGTTCATCCAAAGATGGAGGCTTCCTTTTTTGGGAATTTGGATCAGAGGAACTACGTGATGGGCGGTGGCCATCCAAGGACACCCTTTTATCAGGCTTTTCTGAAACTGGCCAAGTCTATATGGCTTTTGCATAGGCTAGCAAATGCTTTTGATCCCAAGGCTAAGGTCTTTCAGGTCAAGTGTGGGAGTGAGTTCTCAGACGTTTACATGGAAAGTGTGGTGAAAAATGTGGTGCTTGATGATAACAATCAGTCCCCTAAGGTTGGTCTGATGGTTATGCCAGGTTTTTGGATTGGGGGGAGTGTTATTCAGGCCAAGGTTTACATCTCAGGCATGAAGTGTGCTGAATGA